One window of Cucurbita pepo subsp. pepo cultivar mu-cu-16 chromosome LG19, ASM280686v2, whole genome shotgun sequence genomic DNA carries:
- the LOC111781828 gene encoding uncharacterized protein LOC111781828, whose amino-acid sequence MAFAQKNKQRERERERERDSTNNQRSQIQRFRVQKLTIMLCETSDNLHQSLQIKHNDKFFSKLLTRESSRADYSSRVYYAGLAGAVPFGWESQPGTPIHRFSDDLTPPLTPPPSYFSDSVKKPPKKRSKSLSLFHIFFNPKRKIDDLLSPPFSNSASLPSSGSMFDSSAGRRLARRLPSGISHSKEKAAAAAAAAAAATGSVLCFGIGR is encoded by the coding sequence ATGGCCTTCGCACAAAAGAacaaacagagagagagagagagagagagagagagagattcgACGAACAATCAGAGATCGCAAATTCAGAGATTCCGTGTTCAGAAACTTACAATTATGCTCTGCGAAACCTCCGATAATCTCCACCAATCGCTTCAGATCAAGCACAACGACAAATTCTTCTCCAAGCTTCTAACCAGAGAAAGCTCCAGAGCCGATTACTCTTCCAGAGTCTACTATGCCGGATTGGCCGGCGCTGTTCCCTTCGGTTGGGAGTCTCAGCCAGGTACGCCTATTCACCGATTTTCCGATGACCTAACTCCTCCTCTCACTCCTCCTCCCTCTTACTTTTCCGATTCTGTTAAGAAACCGCCGAAGAAGCGATCCAAATCGCTCTCGCTTTTCCACATCTTCTTTAATCCGAAGAGGAAAATCGACGATCTGTTGTCGCCGCCATTTTCCAATTCGGCGTCATTGCCGTCTTCCGGATCGATGTTCGACTCGTCCGCCGGACGCCGTTTGGCGCGACGGTTACCGAGCGGAATCTCGCATTCGAAGGAGaaagcggcggcggcggcggctgcGGCTGCGGCGGCCACCGGTTCGGTACTTTGTTTCGGCATCGGCAGATAA
- the LOC111781133 gene encoding WEB family protein At2g38370-like isoform X1, whose product MEKRGGVRAEIDTSAPFESVKEAVSRFGGSGFWKLSNSNGHSHSHLSEPEHDKNAIEVDVAILEKKAMDMKSELIVKERKILEKKAMDMKSELIVKERKILEVLKELEANRRNVEDLKFKLQKETAEVSMIRETKRDDMNAASPEEADKENHMNLDSRGRNVQVSPPAPGVILKELERAKLNLTRTTSDIADIRASVESFNRKLEKERTGLEKTRERLAQNSSNILALEEELNQTKLKLQVVKDAEAKGFPDNPLEMSKELQQLSYEAEKFKKTREAIGLEVSRRESEIEQNKAVLRTAQVKLVAARKMKEAARAAEAIALSEIMILTKHKNASSDVSQIHGSESVTLSSEEYSTLTRKACEAKERCTKRVIDIMQQVDAANTLKMEILNQAENASEELETSKRALEAALSRVDAANQGKLAVEEALCKWRSEHDRNRRTIQSSTKFKNPCTSHYKKDSRLLDINGVNMVSDGPTPVLKPTLSIGQILSRKLLPPEQFESVTLPEKSSVGRKMSLGQMLSKQNDEVSFIKMAEKDGSQKLTFGRRKKSGVARFTLLLAKRNKKKKKKPAVFRK is encoded by the exons ATGGAGAAGCGCGGTGGCGTCAGGGCGGAGATTGATACTTCGGCGCCGTTCGAGTCGGTGAAAGAGGCTGTCAGTAGGTTTGGCGGAAGCGGCTTTTGGAAACTCTCCAACAGTAATGGTCACAGTCACAGCCATCTATCTGAACCTGAG CATGATAAGAACGCGATCGAGGTTGACGTTGCAATACTTGAAAAGAAGGCAATGGACATGAAGAGTGAATTGATTGTCAAAGAAAGGAAGATACTTGAAAAGAAGGCAATGGACATGAAGAGTGAATTGATTGTCAAAGAAAGGAAGATCCTGGAAGTCTTAAAAGAACTGGAAGCAAACAGGAGGAATGtagaagatttgaaatttaagcTGCAGAAAGAAACAGCTGAAGTCAGCATGATTCGGGAAACGAAGAGAGATGATATGAATGCAGCTTCTCCTGAAGAAGCAGATAAGGAAAACCACATGAATCTCGACAGCCGAGGTCGGAATGTGCAAGTCTCCCCTCCAGCACCTGGTGTAATTCTTAAGGAACTGGAACGGGCAAAGTTAAATCTTACCAGGACCACGAGCGATATTGCTGATATACGAGCTTCTGTTGAATCTTTTAACAGGAAActagagaaagaaagaactgGACTTGAGAAAACTCGAGAGAGGTTAGCCCAGAATTCGTCTAATATATTGGCGCTCGAGGAAGAGctaaaccaaacaaaactgAAGTTACAAGTGGTAAAAGATGCTGAGGCCAAAGGTTTTCCAGATAACCCTTTAGAGATGTCCAAGGAGCTGCAACAATTAAGTTATGAGGCagaaaagttcaagaaaacGAGGGAAGCGATTGGACTCGAAGTTTCAAGAAGAGAATCCGAGATTGAACAGAACAAGGCCGTGCTAAGAACAGCTCAAGTCAAATTGGTTGCTGCcagaaaaatgaaggaagCTGCTAGAGCAGCAGAAGCTATTGCTCTATCTGAGATCATGATTTTGACAAAGCATAAGAATGCATCTAGCGATGTTTCACAAATTCATGGCAGCGAAAGTGTAACGCTTTCGTCGGAGGAATATTCTACTCTTACTCGTAAAGCTTGTGAAGCTAAAGAACGATGTACGAAGAGAGTTATCGACATCATGCAACAAGTTGATGCTGCAAACACGTTAAAAATGGAGATCTTGAATCAGGCAGAGAATGCTTCTGAAGAACTCGAAACAAGTAAACGGGCATTGGAAGCAGCTCTGAGCAGGGTGGATGCTGCAAATCAGGGAAAGCTAGCAGTCGAAGAAGCGCTTTGCAAGTGGAGGTCGGAGCACGACCGTAACAGGCGTACCATTCAAAGCTCTACCAAGTTTAAGAATCCTTGCACTTCTCACTATAAAAAGGATTCTCGGCTACTTGACATAAATGGAGTGAATATGGTCAGTGATGGACCAACGCCTGTTTTGAAGCCAACCCTTTCGATAGGGCAGATACTAAGCAGGAAGCTACTACCTCCTGAACAATTTGAATCGGTCACGCTACCGGAGAAAAGCTCGGTTGGAAGAAAGATGTCACTTGGTCAGATGCTCAGCAAACAAAATGATGAGGTATCCTTTATAAAGATGGCTGAAAAAGATGGTAGCCAGAAGCTTActtttggaagaagaaagaagtcGGGAGTCGCTCGGTTTACTCTGCTGTTGGCGAaacgaaacaagaagaagaagaagaaacctgCAGTGTTTAGGAAATAA
- the LOC111781133 gene encoding WEB family protein At2g38370-like isoform X2: MEKRGGVRAEIDTSAPFESVKEAVSRFGGSGFWKLSNSNGHSHSHLSEPEHDKNAIEVDVAILEKKAMDMKSELIVKERKILEVLKELEANRRNVEDLKFKLQKETAEVSMIRETKRDDMNAASPEEADKENHMNLDSRGRNVQVSPPAPGVILKELERAKLNLTRTTSDIADIRASVESFNRKLEKERTGLEKTRERLAQNSSNILALEEELNQTKLKLQVVKDAEAKGFPDNPLEMSKELQQLSYEAEKFKKTREAIGLEVSRRESEIEQNKAVLRTAQVKLVAARKMKEAARAAEAIALSEIMILTKHKNASSDVSQIHGSESVTLSSEEYSTLTRKACEAKERCTKRVIDIMQQVDAANTLKMEILNQAENASEELETSKRALEAALSRVDAANQGKLAVEEALCKWRSEHDRNRRTIQSSTKFKNPCTSHYKKDSRLLDINGVNMVSDGPTPVLKPTLSIGQILSRKLLPPEQFESVTLPEKSSVGRKMSLGQMLSKQNDEVSFIKMAEKDGSQKLTFGRRKKSGVARFTLLLAKRNKKKKKKPAVFRK; the protein is encoded by the exons ATGGAGAAGCGCGGTGGCGTCAGGGCGGAGATTGATACTTCGGCGCCGTTCGAGTCGGTGAAAGAGGCTGTCAGTAGGTTTGGCGGAAGCGGCTTTTGGAAACTCTCCAACAGTAATGGTCACAGTCACAGCCATCTATCTGAACCTGAG CATGATAAGAACGCGATCGAGGTTGACGTTGCAATACTTGAAAAGAAG GCAATGGACATGAAGAGTGAATTGATTGTCAAAGAAAGGAAGATCCTGGAAGTCTTAAAAGAACTGGAAGCAAACAGGAGGAATGtagaagatttgaaatttaagcTGCAGAAAGAAACAGCTGAAGTCAGCATGATTCGGGAAACGAAGAGAGATGATATGAATGCAGCTTCTCCTGAAGAAGCAGATAAGGAAAACCACATGAATCTCGACAGCCGAGGTCGGAATGTGCAAGTCTCCCCTCCAGCACCTGGTGTAATTCTTAAGGAACTGGAACGGGCAAAGTTAAATCTTACCAGGACCACGAGCGATATTGCTGATATACGAGCTTCTGTTGAATCTTTTAACAGGAAActagagaaagaaagaactgGACTTGAGAAAACTCGAGAGAGGTTAGCCCAGAATTCGTCTAATATATTGGCGCTCGAGGAAGAGctaaaccaaacaaaactgAAGTTACAAGTGGTAAAAGATGCTGAGGCCAAAGGTTTTCCAGATAACCCTTTAGAGATGTCCAAGGAGCTGCAACAATTAAGTTATGAGGCagaaaagttcaagaaaacGAGGGAAGCGATTGGACTCGAAGTTTCAAGAAGAGAATCCGAGATTGAACAGAACAAGGCCGTGCTAAGAACAGCTCAAGTCAAATTGGTTGCTGCcagaaaaatgaaggaagCTGCTAGAGCAGCAGAAGCTATTGCTCTATCTGAGATCATGATTTTGACAAAGCATAAGAATGCATCTAGCGATGTTTCACAAATTCATGGCAGCGAAAGTGTAACGCTTTCGTCGGAGGAATATTCTACTCTTACTCGTAAAGCTTGTGAAGCTAAAGAACGATGTACGAAGAGAGTTATCGACATCATGCAACAAGTTGATGCTGCAAACACGTTAAAAATGGAGATCTTGAATCAGGCAGAGAATGCTTCTGAAGAACTCGAAACAAGTAAACGGGCATTGGAAGCAGCTCTGAGCAGGGTGGATGCTGCAAATCAGGGAAAGCTAGCAGTCGAAGAAGCGCTTTGCAAGTGGAGGTCGGAGCACGACCGTAACAGGCGTACCATTCAAAGCTCTACCAAGTTTAAGAATCCTTGCACTTCTCACTATAAAAAGGATTCTCGGCTACTTGACATAAATGGAGTGAATATGGTCAGTGATGGACCAACGCCTGTTTTGAAGCCAACCCTTTCGATAGGGCAGATACTAAGCAGGAAGCTACTACCTCCTGAACAATTTGAATCGGTCACGCTACCGGAGAAAAGCTCGGTTGGAAGAAAGATGTCACTTGGTCAGATGCTCAGCAAACAAAATGATGAGGTATCCTTTATAAAGATGGCTGAAAAAGATGGTAGCCAGAAGCTTActtttggaagaagaaagaagtcGGGAGTCGCTCGGTTTACTCTGCTGTTGGCGAaacgaaacaagaagaagaagaagaaacctgCAGTGTTTAGGAAATAA
- the LOC111781936 gene encoding proactivator polypeptide-like 1, whose translation MDLRFGLVFLLVVCAAWDCDARKLASSDHESSYLELEKDVEASSEASSNPKICKLCESLVSQAVEYLADNNTQNEITGILQQTCAVLGVFKEECVSLVDNYVPLFFSEISSIEPSSICQSARICEQVTIISSQIQDNSCGFCQETISKILDKLKDPDTQIEILQTLLNMCDSLGYRVKQCKKLVFEYGPLILANSEKVLEQTNICKAIHACPAVAGGDNTTSSVGTVSSLAYA comes from the exons ATGGATTTGAGATTTGGACTTGTTTTCCTTCTTGTAGTGTGTGCTGCTTGGGATTGTGATGCTAGAAAATTGGCATCATCTG ATCATGAGTCAAGCTACCTGGAGCTAGAGAAGGACGTGGAGGCTTCATCTGAAGCTTCCAGCAATCCCAAGATATGTAAACTTTGTGAGAGCTTGGTCAGTCAGGCAGTTGAATACCTTGCAGATAACAATACCCAAAATGAGATCACTGGTATTCTCCAGCAAACGTGCGCTGTATTGGGCGTGTTCAAGGAGGAG TGCGTCAGTTTGGTGGACAACTAtgttcctctcttcttctcagAGATTTCCTCAATTGAGCCTTCTAGCATCTGCCAATCAGCCCGCATCTGTGAGCAAGTTACTATAATCTCCTCGCAGATTCAGGATAATAGCTGTGGATTCTGTCAAGAgactatttcaaaaatattggATAAGTTGAAAGATCCCGACACACAG ATAGAGATACTCCAGACGCTTCTGAATATGTGTGACTCCTTGGGGTATCGTGTGAAACAG TGCAAGAAATTAGTGTTTGAATATGGGCCTCTGATCCTTGCCAATTCGGAGAAAGTTCtagaacaaacaaatatttgcaAAGCTATACATGCTTGTCCAGCAGTAGCTGGTGGTGACAACACCACATCATCTGTTGGAACTGTGTCTTCGCTCGCCTACGCTTGA
- the LOC111781133 gene encoding WEB family protein At2g38370-like isoform X3, which yields MEKRGGVRAEIDTSAPFESVKEAVSRFGGSGFWKLSNSNGHSHSHLSEPEHDKNAIEVDVAILEKKAMDMKSELIVKERKILEVLKELEANRRNVEDLKFKLQKETAEVSMIRETKRDDMNAASPEEADKENHMNLDSRGRNVQVSPPAPGVILKELERAKLNLTRTTSDIADIRASVESFNRKLEKERTGLEKTRERLAQNSSNILALEEELNQTKLKLQVVKDAEAKGFPDNPLEMSKELQQLSYEAEKFKKTREAIGLEVSRRESEIEQNKAVLRTAQVKLVAARKMKEAARAAEAIALSEIMILTKHKNASSDVSQIHGSESVTLSSEEYSTLTRKACEAKERCTKRVIDIMQQVDAANTLKMEILNQAENASEELETSKRALEAALSRVDAANQGKLAVEEALCKWRSEHDRNRRTIQSSTKFKNPCTSHYKKDSRLLDINGVNMVSDGPTPVLKPTLSIGQILSRKLLPPEQFESVTLPEKSSVGRKMSLGQMLSKQNDEVSFIKMAEKDGSQKLTFGRRKKSGVARFTLLLAKRNKKKKKKPAVFRK from the exons ATGGAGAAGCGCGGTGGCGTCAGGGCGGAGATTGATACTTCGGCGCCGTTCGAGTCGGTGAAAGAGGCTGTCAGTAGGTTTGGCGGAAGCGGCTTTTGGAAACTCTCCAACAGTAATGGTCACAGTCACAGCCATCTATCTGAACCTGAG CATGATAAGAACGCGATCGAGGTTGACGTTGCAATACTTGAAAAGAAGGCAATGGAC ATGAAGAGTGAATTGATTGTCAAAGAAAGGAAGATCCTGGAAGTCTTAAAAGAACTGGAAGCAAACAGGAGGAATGtagaagatttgaaatttaagcTGCAGAAAGAAACAGCTGAAGTCAGCATGATTCGGGAAACGAAGAGAGATGATATGAATGCAGCTTCTCCTGAAGAAGCAGATAAGGAAAACCACATGAATCTCGACAGCCGAGGTCGGAATGTGCAAGTCTCCCCTCCAGCACCTGGTGTAATTCTTAAGGAACTGGAACGGGCAAAGTTAAATCTTACCAGGACCACGAGCGATATTGCTGATATACGAGCTTCTGTTGAATCTTTTAACAGGAAActagagaaagaaagaactgGACTTGAGAAAACTCGAGAGAGGTTAGCCCAGAATTCGTCTAATATATTGGCGCTCGAGGAAGAGctaaaccaaacaaaactgAAGTTACAAGTGGTAAAAGATGCTGAGGCCAAAGGTTTTCCAGATAACCCTTTAGAGATGTCCAAGGAGCTGCAACAATTAAGTTATGAGGCagaaaagttcaagaaaacGAGGGAAGCGATTGGACTCGAAGTTTCAAGAAGAGAATCCGAGATTGAACAGAACAAGGCCGTGCTAAGAACAGCTCAAGTCAAATTGGTTGCTGCcagaaaaatgaaggaagCTGCTAGAGCAGCAGAAGCTATTGCTCTATCTGAGATCATGATTTTGACAAAGCATAAGAATGCATCTAGCGATGTTTCACAAATTCATGGCAGCGAAAGTGTAACGCTTTCGTCGGAGGAATATTCTACTCTTACTCGTAAAGCTTGTGAAGCTAAAGAACGATGTACGAAGAGAGTTATCGACATCATGCAACAAGTTGATGCTGCAAACACGTTAAAAATGGAGATCTTGAATCAGGCAGAGAATGCTTCTGAAGAACTCGAAACAAGTAAACGGGCATTGGAAGCAGCTCTGAGCAGGGTGGATGCTGCAAATCAGGGAAAGCTAGCAGTCGAAGAAGCGCTTTGCAAGTGGAGGTCGGAGCACGACCGTAACAGGCGTACCATTCAAAGCTCTACCAAGTTTAAGAATCCTTGCACTTCTCACTATAAAAAGGATTCTCGGCTACTTGACATAAATGGAGTGAATATGGTCAGTGATGGACCAACGCCTGTTTTGAAGCCAACCCTTTCGATAGGGCAGATACTAAGCAGGAAGCTACTACCTCCTGAACAATTTGAATCGGTCACGCTACCGGAGAAAAGCTCGGTTGGAAGAAAGATGTCACTTGGTCAGATGCTCAGCAAACAAAATGATGAGGTATCCTTTATAAAGATGGCTGAAAAAGATGGTAGCCAGAAGCTTActtttggaagaagaaagaagtcGGGAGTCGCTCGGTTTACTCTGCTGTTGGCGAaacgaaacaagaagaagaagaagaaacctgCAGTGTTTAGGAAATAA